One Fibrobacter succinogenes genomic window, TACCCATGAAAGTTCGCAGCGGGCGTATAAGTTTTCCTTCTTGTTGAGGGCGAACCGCCCCCCGAAGCCAAGGCTCCTGTGCCACTTGTTACGCATAAGGTCGCTGAAGTAATCGCCTGTTTTCCCGCCTTCGAAGAAGATGTCGCCTGCAAGTCGCCAGAAGAGTTTCTTGCGGAATTCTACTTGCATGAACATCGCCTGGTTGCCGTAGAAGTAGTTCTTTTCGACGCCACGGAACCGCTTGAGCCCGTCAGACCCTGCTAGTTTGTCGAAAGGCGCGTTCCCGTCGACGCGTTGCCAAAGGAAACCGACTGCCATGGATGTATTCCAGATAAATTCAGAATAGCCGCGGATGTCAAGTTCTTGATGGGTGTAGTTGTAATCGCCCATTCCTTTGTTGTAAAAGTAGTGCCCCCATTGGACTAGGTATCCATGTCGGGCCCAGTTGGTGTTGTCGCGGGTGTCGATGGAAAGGTGGTAGCCGATGCCATTGCGCCATCCATCGCTGTTTTGAGGTTCCTTAATGCTACCGTGATAGTGGTAGTTGTTGAAGTCGACGTTGGTTTTGTTGATTTCAAGGAACAGCCCGTAATTAAAGTCGGGATGCCATTGTGCCGTACCAAAATTTGTATTGATATGCGTCTTGATGTAGAAGGTCTGGCGATCGAACTTGCGGTAGTCGTCAATATCGGGATTGTTCTTGCGTGCAAAGTAGTTGCCAACCCAGTCTTCGTAGTGGAGTTCTACATTGCCCAAAATGCGGTCATTCAAGAGATAGAATTTAGGGGATATGGAGCCTGTCACTTGTTTGCGCGAGGTCCCGTAAAAGGAAAGGTCCAGCTCGGAGGCATGCCCGCCTTCGAAATCAGGCTTGAAAAATATAATGGCCATGGCGCCAAACTGGTACTGAGTTTCTTCGGTGTAGCCAAGTACGGGGACGGCAGAAAAACGCTGGAAGTCGTCTGCCGAATCATTGGCTGTTACGGTTGTGGAGCTATCTAATGGGCTTTCCACAGAGGCCTTTGCGCCTGCCAGAGCAGGTGCCGCGAAGGCTGCAAGTGCTAGTAGCTTTTGGGTCAAGAAACGCATTTCGCGCAAAAATAGATAAATAAACGTTTTTTCTATTTTTTGAAGTGAAAAAGTTATTATGGAAGGGTTAATTTATGCCCATTTTGTCGGCTCAGAATATTTTGCTGCGTTTTGGCGGTCCTCCGCTTTTGGATAATGTCTCGTTCGATATCGAGGCGGGCGACCGCATTTGCCTTGTCGGTCGTAACGGCGAAGGCAAGAGTACGCTGTTGAAAGTACTGACCGGCGAGATGGATACCAATTCCGGCGAAATCGTGAAGAAGTCGGGGCTCAAGGTTGCGCGCATGATTCAGGAAATTCCGGCGCATCTCGACGGGACAGTTCGCGACATCGTTATGGGTCGCGTGTCCGTGGTGAGCGGTGGATCTGTGATTTCCAAGAAGATTTTGGACGATGGTGCGCATAACGCGACTGCCGAGGCGATTCTTGGCAAGACGGGCATCGATGCAGATGCGCCTTACGATAGCTTGAGCGGAGGCCAGAAGCGCCGTGTGCTTTTCGCACGAGCTGTGGCTGAGGACCCGGATTTATTGCTGCTTGACGAGCCGACGAACCATCTGGATATTCCTGCTATCCAATGGCTAGAAGGGATTGTAACGCGTCTTTCTTGTGCGGTGATGTTCGTGAGCCATGACCGCGCTTTTGTGCGCCGTACAGCGACCCGCATTTTTGAACTGGACCGTGGGCGCGTGCGCAGTTGGGATTTCCCGTACGACAAGTTTGTGCAATTCAGGGACCAGGCTCTTGCCGAAGAAGAAAAGGCGAACGCGCTTTTCGATAAGAAACTTGCCGAAGAAGAAGTCTGGATCCGCAAGGGCATCCAGGCCCGCCGTACGCGCAACGAGGGGCGAGTCCGCGCCCTCATCAAGATGCGCGAAGAACGCGCGGCTCGCCGCTCCCGTACAGGCAATGTGAACATGCAGATTACGGAAGCCGACCGTTCGGGGCGCCTTGTTGCGCGCCTCAAGAACGTGAGCTATTCATACGATGGCAGCCCGCTCATTAACGACCTCTCGACGGAAATTAGCCGTGGCGACCGCATCGGCATTGTGGGGCCGAATGGCTCTGGAAAGACGACGCTTTTGCGCTTGATTCTTGGCGAACTCCAGCCGGAATCAGGTGAAGTCCGTTTGGGCAGCAACCTCCACATTGCGTATTTCGACCAGATGCGTACTCGCTTGCGCGAAGACAAGTCGCTCATCGAGAATATCGGTGACGGTCAAGCTTACATCACGCTGAATGGCGTCAAACGTCATGTGTTAAGTTATTTGCAAGACTTTTTGTTCTCTGCCGATCGCGCCCGAGGCCCGATTAGCGCGCTTAGCGGTGGTGAACGCAATCGCCTTTTGCTCGCGTGCCTCTTTAGCCACCCGAGCAATGTGTTGGTGCTTGACGAACCGACGAACGATTTGGACATGGAGACCCTCGACCTTTTGGCGGAACTTTTGGCGGACTATAACGGCACCGTCCTGACTGTCAGTCATGACCGTGCCTTCCTCGATTCTGTGGCCACAGGCATCCTCGCCATCGAAGATGGCGGGCGCGTTTTCGAGGCGGTTGGCGGCTACTCCGATTACGAGGCGAACAAGAAGCTCCGCGACAAGGAAGCCGCCCAGGCAGCCCGCCTGGCCGCCGAACGCGAAGCCGAAAAGCAAGCCCGCTCTAATGCCGGCGCCGGCGCCGCTTCTGCGACCCCCGCGCCTGCAAAAAAGAAAAAGCGCAGCTATAACGAAGAGCGCGAATACGCGGCCCTCCCCGAAAAAATTGAAAAACTCGAAAAGGAAATTGCCGATTTTCAGCTAGAACTTTCCAAACCCGAGGTCTACACGAATGCGCCCCTCATTGTGGAGCTCCAGAAAAAGATTTCGGATGCCGAGGCGGCTCTCGAACAGGCCTACGAACGATTTGAGGTCCTTGACAATTTGGGATGATTTTTTTTAGCTCCCCTAGTGACATTTGCGTAAGGATAATATAGATTTATCCTGATGGGTGTCAGGTGTTTTACTTAGAGGAGTTGAAGAAGATGAAATCGCTATCTTTGTCTTTGGTGATGGCGTTGGCCGGTGTCACGATGGGTCACGCCGCGACGGTTTGGAGTTTTGATAAGCCTACGGGCAACGATGTGCAGCCCGAACAAAATTGGTTCAGCTTTGCACAAGGTGGTTCTACTACGGGTAAACTGGTTGATACCCAGGAAGGGTATAAACAGTTTACGGTAGCTTTGGATCTGAATTCGAGTGATTATAGCACTGCTGGTTTTGGGTTCGTATGGAAATCTGTGAATGGCCAGGATGCTCCGACAGACCTTTCGGCATATTCTGGTATTTGTTTCACTTATAAGGCGGATCGTCCTTTCCGAGTGGACTTTAAGCAGCCTACGGTAACGGATTATAATTTTTACGGTGTAGTCCTTCCTGCACAAGAAGAATTTGCCGCCAAGTATGTTGACTTCCAGAGCTTGGCTCAGGAAGGTGGCTGGGGCACTACAGTCAGTTTGGATTTGACGCAACAGCAGGCCATCCAGGTGAACTACAAGGAAGGCATTGCCAAGAATCTTGAGTCAAGCGATTCCGAGAGAAATAAGAACGTTATTACGTTTGCCGCAGTTTCTCTTGGTGAATGCGAAACGGTTGTTGAAGAACCGACCCTTAAGCTTCTTGAACCCTATGACAAAGTTCAAACCGTAACTATGAAAGAATCGGATTCCTTGAAGATTCCTCTTTCGAAGATCTTTGCTGCGAAAGAAGGTGCCGAGGTGACGATTGCAACGTCTTTGACCGCCGCCAACATCTTGACAATGGTCAAGCCTGCAGGGGCTCCGGCTTTGAAGGATACGCTTGTCTATGTTTCGAAGAACCTCGATAAGGATACTTCTTTGACGCTTACAGTTCTTGCTTTGAGCGGAACGGAATCTGCAAAGACACAGTTTAATATTACAATTACCGATGAAGGTGAAGGACCGGTTGGTCCGACTTGCCCGGGTGACCCGGAATGCCCCGACGATCCTCCTGCAGAGAACCACCCCACAAAGGTGCTTGCTCCGTATGATACTATCGAAGCCGTGGTTAAGAGCATGGACGAGGCGGACACGTTGAAGATTCCTCTTGGTGATTTGTTCGCTGACGAAGATAACGACAAGCTTACC contains:
- a CDS encoding ATP-binding cassette domain-containing protein codes for the protein MPILSAQNILLRFGGPPLLDNVSFDIEAGDRICLVGRNGEGKSTLLKVLTGEMDTNSGEIVKKSGLKVARMIQEIPAHLDGTVRDIVMGRVSVVSGGSVISKKILDDGAHNATAEAILGKTGIDADAPYDSLSGGQKRRVLFARAVAEDPDLLLLDEPTNHLDIPAIQWLEGIVTRLSCAVMFVSHDRAFVRRTATRIFELDRGRVRSWDFPYDKFVQFRDQALAEEEKANALFDKKLAEEEVWIRKGIQARRTRNEGRVRALIKMREERAARRSRTGNVNMQITEADRSGRLVARLKNVSYSYDGSPLINDLSTEISRGDRIGIVGPNGSGKTTLLRLILGELQPESGEVRLGSNLHIAYFDQMRTRLREDKSLIENIGDGQAYITLNGVKRHVLSYLQDFLFSADRARGPISALSGGERNRLLLACLFSHPSNVLVLDEPTNDLDMETLDLLAELLADYNGTVLTVSHDRAFLDSVATGILAIEDGGRVFEAVGGYSDYEANKKLRDKEAAQAARLAAEREAEKQARSNAGAGAASATPAPAKKKKRSYNEEREYAALPEKIEKLEKEIADFQLELSKPEVYTNAPLIVELQKKISDAEAALEQAYERFEVLDNLG